In bacterium, a single window of DNA contains:
- a CDS encoding pilus assembly protein N-terminal domain-containing protein — protein MITSASITRICRRGCLELFLILTVIATFHAPSFAGDKKLNVAVGSSIIVGGQGVDKVAVSNPAVLNVQPVSIREILLTGASVGSTQVFLWDRLGRHEYNVVVTAGKSAQAFVQSVTDALDNPSVTVEAAGDKLLLMGEVASAEERTRCEKLAGTYYPNVENLLTVKPGCPADVLDAIKKVLEPWKVEATPSADGKVIISGCVCDSSTVAAIHNVLEPWSKQADFVFALKTTLSPQQENLQSLITTFSAWNINGTLLPDGRILLEGTVPDKDALAEYESVLQKWPKEVEIVSRVTILDSSQIKQVLIRARVVEITRENLKDIGVDWSRIVLNEDGTYSAEDQPFIIGQSTSPNPIFGGPPLRQLDRIGARVWALVKKNKAQLLSQPSLITTSGHPANILIGGEIPVPVPQSGTGGGAVVTIQYKPFGISLDVLPTVGPDDEITMLVRPEVSALDYTNAVELSGTIVPAFRTRRAESTVHVASGESIAIGGLYSKNDVKNTKGLPLLQDIPVLGNFFKKTSTQKSDSELLIIVTPEIVQPPACDDAIKDVGPTPESLPLSKTPLE, from the coding sequence TTGATAACTAGTGCTTCGATAACTCGAATTTGCAGGCGCGGTTGTCTCGAACTGTTCCTCATCCTGACAGTCATCGCAACATTTCATGCCCCGTCATTTGCCGGAGACAAAAAACTCAACGTTGCGGTGGGCTCTTCAATTATCGTCGGGGGACAAGGTGTAGACAAAGTCGCCGTCAGCAACCCCGCTGTGCTCAATGTCCAGCCGGTCTCCATACGTGAAATCCTGCTCACCGGTGCTTCCGTCGGCAGCACACAGGTCTTTTTATGGGACAGGCTGGGACGCCATGAATACAACGTTGTTGTGACCGCCGGCAAGAGTGCGCAGGCCTTTGTGCAATCCGTCACCGACGCGCTCGACAACCCATCGGTAACGGTCGAGGCAGCAGGAGACAAACTGCTGCTTATGGGGGAGGTGGCATCGGCTGAAGAACGAACCCGCTGCGAAAAACTTGCAGGTACATACTATCCAAATGTGGAGAACCTGCTGACAGTGAAGCCCGGCTGTCCTGCGGATGTGCTCGATGCGATAAAGAAAGTGCTTGAACCATGGAAAGTCGAAGCAACACCTTCTGCGGACGGCAAGGTAATCATAAGCGGATGCGTATGCGATTCGTCGACTGTGGCTGCCATACACAATGTTCTGGAACCATGGAGTAAACAAGCGGATTTTGTGTTTGCGTTGAAAACAACATTGTCGCCGCAGCAGGAAAATTTGCAGAGCCTGATTACGACATTCAGCGCCTGGAACATAAATGGAACACTTTTGCCCGATGGCCGCATACTCCTTGAAGGCACGGTGCCGGACAAAGATGCGCTTGCCGAATATGAATCGGTCCTGCAGAAATGGCCCAAGGAAGTTGAAATTGTTTCGAGAGTGACGATTTTGGACAGCTCTCAGATCAAACAGGTGCTCATTCGAGCCAGAGTGGTCGAAATTACACGCGAAAACCTCAAGGATATCGGTGTTGACTGGTCGCGAATAGTGCTAAATGAAGACGGCACGTATTCGGCGGAAGATCAGCCGTTTATCATCGGACAGTCGACCAGCCCGAACCCGATATTCGGAGGACCTCCGCTGCGCCAGCTTGATCGAATTGGAGCGCGTGTGTGGGCTCTTGTTAAAAAAAACAAAGCACAACTACTGTCCCAGCCGAGCCTGATTACAACCAGCGGTCACCCGGCCAATATATTGATCGGTGGAGAAATTCCTGTGCCTGTTCCTCAGTCGGGTACGGGTGGGGGAGCCGTGGTAACCATTCAATACAAGCCATTCGGAATAAGTCTGGACGTATTGCCGACTGTCGGTCCAGATGACGAGATTACTATGCTGGTGAGACCGGAAGTCAGCGCGCTGGATTACACTAATGCAGTGGAGCTGAGCGGCACCATAGTTCCTGCGTTTCGCACAAGGCGAGCTGAAAGCACCGTTCATGTGGCTTCGGGAGAATCTATCGCCATCGGCGGACTATATTCTAAGAACGATGTCAAGAATACAAAAGGGCTGCCCTTGCTCCAAGACATACCCGTGCTGGGAAACTTCTTCAAAAAAACCAGCACTCAAAAAAGTGACTCGGAACTTCTGATAATCGTGACCCCGGAGATCGTGCAGCCGCCCGCATGCGACGATGCAATAAAAGATGTAGGACCAACACCGGAATCGCTGCCGTTGTCAAAAACACCGCTCGAATAG
- a CDS encoding pilus assembly protein, whose protein sequence is MVQNQRRRGAALVELAIALPLLLFIILGIIEFGVMFGNYLELGNVAREGARSAALGSNTSIVTSRIYTTATNVGMVSANDITSTLEYRVYDKNTHVWTGWSTLTNDRSGYNSAPCDEDYDSQVRVTVSYKYPLVTGGFFGTIIGNDGKINLTASSVMRREETP, encoded by the coding sequence ATGGTACAAAATCAACGTAGACGAGGAGCAGCGTTGGTCGAACTTGCTATCGCTCTGCCGCTTTTGCTTTTTATAATCCTTGGCATCATTGAGTTTGGAGTGATGTTCGGCAATTATCTCGAACTCGGCAATGTTGCACGAGAGGGCGCTCGCAGCGCCGCTCTGGGAAGTAATACGTCTATTGTGACGAGTAGAATTTATACGACGGCAACCAATGTAGGCATGGTCTCAGCGAACGATATTACATCTACGTTGGAATATCGCGTTTATGACAAAAACACCCACGTATGGACGGGCTGGTCGACGCTCACAAATGACAGAAGTGGCTACAACTCTGCCCCATGCGACGAAGACTACGATAGTCAAGTCCGCGTCACGGTGAGCTACAAATATCCGCTTGTCACGGGTGGTTTCTTTGGAACAATAATTGGCAATGACGGCAAAATTAACCTGACTGCTTCATCAGTTATGCGCAGGGAGGAGACACCATGA
- the istB gene encoding IS21-like element helper ATPase IstB — MLSHPLLPKLKELRLSGMVDTLEERAELAREQKLSPVEFLALLIDDEIERRRQKKQSKMERMAGFESLKLLSGFDFAAAPTLDRALVLEMATCSFITRHENWLICGPTGVGKSHLATAIGYEAIKRDLKVLSFSTHKLLGDLFAARADGSYARVMHKLTSADLVILDDFGLRPINAQGAEDLYEIIHCRYERGSNLLTSNRSPSEWPELFGDSLLASAALDRLTHHARVTIITGDSYRQRQRRKEVTKPKQNQQQEITSE; from the coding sequence ATGCTGAGCCATCCTCTTTTACCCAAGCTGAAAGAGTTGCGTCTGTCGGGAATGGTCGATACCCTGGAGGAAAGGGCCGAACTTGCCCGCGAGCAGAAGCTTTCTCCCGTCGAGTTCCTGGCGCTTTTGATTGACGATGAAATCGAACGCCGCCGCCAAAAGAAGCAGTCCAAAATGGAACGGATGGCAGGCTTTGAAAGCTTGAAGTTGCTTTCGGGCTTTGACTTTGCCGCTGCTCCAACCCTAGATCGGGCGCTGGTGCTGGAGATGGCAACATGCAGCTTCATCACCAGACATGAAAACTGGCTCATATGTGGCCCGACCGGCGTCGGCAAAAGCCATCTGGCAACAGCTATCGGCTACGAAGCAATAAAGCGCGACCTCAAAGTGCTCTCGTTCTCAACACACAAGCTCCTGGGCGATCTGTTTGCGGCCAGGGCGGACGGTTCATATGCCAGAGTTATGCACAAACTCACGTCGGCGGACCTTGTAATCCTGGACGATTTCGGTCTGCGCCCAATAAACGCACAGGGAGCCGAAGACCTCTACGAGATAATCCACTGCAGATATGAACGTGGGAGCAACTTACTGACATCCAATCGTTCACCATCCGAGTGGCCGGAACTCTTCGGTGATTCGCTCTTGGCTTCGGCGGCACTAGACAGGCTGACCCACCATGCGCGGGTTACCATAATTACCGGGGACAGCTATCGTCAGAGGCAGCGAAGAAAGGAGGTGACCAAGCCGAAACAAAACCAACAGCAGGAGATAACTTCAGAATAA
- a CDS encoding Flp family type IVb pilin encodes MKKLIDTAKWLYEDEEGATMVEYALLLALIAVVAIAVIEALGLRVKETYSTAEQAMGGH; translated from the coding sequence ATGAAGAAGCTGATAGATACAGCCAAGTGGCTGTATGAAGATGAGGAAGGCGCGACAATGGTTGAATATGCCCTCTTGCTGGCATTGATCGCCGTAGTCGCAATTGCAGTCATTGAAGCCCTTGGCTTGCGGGTCAAAGAGACCTACAGCACTGCTGAGCAAGCTATGGGCGGCCATTAA
- a CDS encoding CpaF family protein — translation MGTLEDHARERIFAIEESVHREVVESLKTKPDKINAEALAPIVEEVLNAYLARTSVIMTSQTRREIVADVMDEVLGYGPIQKLLDDDGITEIMVNGPRNIYVERRGKIEKSDKQFRNDGHVLRIIEKIVAPLGRRIDESSPMVDARLPDGSRVNAIIPPLSLSGPLITIRKFSRTPYTSEDLLKMGTLSEDMLEFLECCVKARLNILVSGGTGSGKTTTLNVLSALIPTDERIITIEDAAELQLQQDHVITLESRPPNLEGKGEITIRQLVRNALRMRPNRIVVGEVRGGESLDMLQAMNTGHDGSLTTAHTNSPRDAISRLETMVLMAGADLPVRAIREQIASAINIIVHQNRFRDGTRKITHITEIQGLEHEQVILEDIFLFKQEGIADNGTVLGRHVFSGLRPKCMERFKQYGIEYTLPAA, via the coding sequence GTGGGAACTCTCGAAGACCATGCACGTGAACGTATATTTGCGATAGAAGAGTCGGTTCACAGAGAGGTGGTCGAAAGCCTCAAGACCAAACCCGACAAAATAAATGCCGAGGCGCTTGCTCCCATTGTGGAAGAAGTGTTGAACGCATACCTTGCCCGGACTTCGGTCATAATGACGAGCCAGACAAGACGCGAGATCGTTGCGGATGTGATGGACGAGGTTCTGGGCTATGGACCGATCCAGAAACTCCTGGACGATGACGGAATCACGGAAATTATGGTCAACGGACCGCGCAATATCTATGTCGAACGCAGAGGCAAGATTGAAAAGTCCGACAAGCAGTTCCGAAACGATGGACATGTGCTCAGGATAATCGAGAAGATAGTGGCGCCGCTGGGACGCAGGATAGACGAATCCAGCCCAATGGTCGATGCACGACTCCCAGATGGATCGCGCGTAAATGCGATCATTCCTCCACTTTCGCTCAGTGGACCGCTGATCACAATCCGCAAATTCTCACGAACTCCATATACCAGCGAAGATTTGCTGAAAATGGGCACGCTCAGTGAAGATATGCTTGAGTTCCTGGAGTGCTGTGTGAAGGCCAGACTAAATATACTTGTGTCCGGCGGGACAGGAAGCGGCAAAACGACTACCCTGAATGTACTATCTGCCTTGATCCCGACAGACGAGCGCATAATCACTATCGAGGACGCGGCTGAACTGCAGCTCCAGCAGGACCATGTCATCACGCTGGAAAGCAGGCCGCCCAATCTGGAGGGGAAAGGTGAAATAACTATAAGACAACTTGTGCGAAATGCATTGAGAATGCGCCCGAACAGAATTGTGGTTGGAGAAGTCAGAGGCGGTGAGTCATTGGATATGCTGCAGGCAATGAATACGGGACATGACGGTTCACTGACTACAGCTCATACAAACAGTCCCAGAGACGCAATCTCCAGACTGGAGACTATGGTACTAATGGCGGGTGCGGATCTTCCTGTGAGGGCAATTCGGGAACAAATCGCTTCGGCTATCAACATAATCGTCCATCAAAACAGGTTCAGAGACGGCACTCGCAAGATAACCCACATTACGGAAATACAGGGGTTGGAGCACGAACAAGTTATACTGGAGGACATCTTTTTGTTCAAACAAGAAGGCATTGCCGATAACGGAACGGTGTTGGGCAGGCATGTCTTTTCGGGGCTCAGACCAAAATGCATGGAGAGATTCAAGCAGTACGGCATTGAGTATACCTTGCCCGCAGCCTGA
- the cpaB gene encoding Flp pilus assembly protein CpaB, with translation MKSGYARTTILVAAAIMAIGAIVLGYLYFSGQSKQMAVVIVAAEDISANTVISSGMIRVVSIQEDAKRPDAATDLAGVVQKVAIAPVKKGEQIVLTNLVDKGTAFGLAAIIPPGTRAMTITVDATDTVSEFLQPGNHVDIIATLTDGSNSVARLILQDVVLLAVDSNIQSAAQRAQKQPLPAESTRVNAARVTIAVTPSQAEMLVAAQQRGKLKVVLRGVSDSSRFATKGTSTNRIFGIKEAQHQTAKSVQPAKRVSGTQKKTLRKSTVVRPMSVPTRPGQVAECPPGLALKKNTITVIKGNQVEEVEVDN, from the coding sequence ATGAAATCCGGCTATGCTCGCACAACAATTCTGGTCGCGGCAGCCATTATGGCCATAGGAGCCATTGTGTTGGGGTATCTGTATTTCTCAGGGCAATCTAAACAGATGGCTGTAGTTATAGTCGCGGCCGAGGATATATCGGCAAATACGGTCATATCATCGGGTATGATTCGTGTCGTATCCATTCAAGAGGATGCCAAGCGGCCCGATGCGGCGACAGACCTTGCCGGAGTGGTGCAGAAAGTTGCCATTGCGCCGGTCAAAAAGGGTGAACAGATCGTATTGACAAACCTTGTGGACAAAGGTACCGCATTCGGGCTTGCGGCGATAATACCACCCGGCACCAGAGCGATGACTATAACCGTCGATGCCACAGATACCGTATCCGAATTTTTGCAGCCGGGCAACCATGTCGACATAATTGCGACCCTCACTGATGGATCGAACAGTGTTGCACGGCTTATTTTGCAAGATGTCGTGCTCCTGGCGGTCGACTCCAACATCCAATCTGCAGCGCAGCGCGCTCAAAAACAACCACTACCAGCGGAATCCACAAGAGTGAATGCGGCAAGAGTTACAATTGCCGTCACTCCATCACAGGCGGAGATGCTGGTCGCGGCTCAGCAGAGAGGTAAACTCAAGGTTGTCCTCAGAGGCGTCAGCGATTCCTCCCGGTTTGCTACCAAAGGCACCAGCACAAACAGGATATTTGGGATCAAAGAGGCACAACACCAGACAGCGAAATCCGTTCAGCCTGCCAAACGTGTCAGTGGTACACAAAAGAAAACGCTCAGAAAGTCAACGGTTGTCCGCCCTATGTCCGTGCCGACTCGCCCCGGCCAGGTTGCAGAGTGTCCGCCGGGACTGGCACTGAAAAAAAATACCATTACGGTGATCAAGGGGAATCAGGTGGAGGAGGTCGAGGTTGATAACTAG
- a CDS encoding type II secretion system F family protein, which translates to METLVAVLVFALVAIILLAVGLTMKTERQIMLDRLRQYGRSSTSDAAMLSDNLMLPFWERVVRPMLTALGEIGAGMRLENAAHRLNAAGNPHAISPKEFVAIKRVCSVVGLALGIVLTRIGSMSILSTVAAALLGLALGAYVPEKWVTSKIAERKNDILKALPNTIDLLSVSIEAGLGLDGAIARIAEKTKGPLSEEFSLALKEMQVGMSKMDALRNMATRAQVPELSNFVAAVYQAEELGASLTDVIRIQGQVIRSRRRMRAREAAARLPVTMLFPLVFFIFPSIFIVVLAPGMIRMMHSAFFK; encoded by the coding sequence ATGGAAACGTTGGTTGCTGTGCTCGTTTTTGCGCTGGTCGCGATTATCCTGTTGGCTGTCGGCCTGACGATGAAGACTGAACGCCAGATCATGCTTGATCGTCTGAGACAATACGGACGATCAAGCACCTCTGATGCAGCAATGCTCAGTGATAATCTTATGCTGCCGTTCTGGGAACGGGTGGTTCGTCCGATGCTCACCGCACTCGGCGAAATCGGCGCCGGCATGCGGTTGGAAAATGCTGCGCACAGGCTGAATGCGGCGGGAAACCCTCATGCAATCTCACCTAAAGAGTTTGTTGCGATAAAAAGAGTGTGCAGTGTGGTTGGACTTGCTTTGGGCATTGTACTGACTAGAATCGGGTCGATGAGCATCCTCTCAACAGTGGCAGCAGCATTACTGGGACTGGCTTTGGGTGCGTATGTTCCAGAAAAATGGGTGACTTCCAAGATCGCAGAGAGGAAAAATGACATTCTGAAAGCGCTGCCCAATACAATAGATCTCCTGAGTGTGAGTATCGAAGCAGGATTGGGTCTTGATGGCGCAATTGCGCGTATTGCCGAAAAAACCAAGGGTCCACTATCAGAAGAGTTCTCTCTCGCACTAAAAGAGATGCAAGTGGGAATGTCGAAAATGGACGCGTTGAGAAATATGGCGACCAGAGCACAAGTGCCTGAGCTGAGCAATTTTGTGGCGGCGGTGTATCAGGCGGAAGAACTCGGAGCAAGTCTGACAGACGTAATTCGTATTCAAGGACAAGTAATACGCAGCAGAAGACGGATGAGAGCAAGAGAAGCAGCCGCCCGGTTGCCGGTCACTATGCTATTTCCATTGGTCTTCTTTATATTTCCGTCGATTTTTATCGTGGTGCTCGCCCCAGGCATGATAAGGATGATGCACTCGGCATTCTTCAAGTAG
- a CDS encoding outer membrane beta-barrel protein codes for MQKILIIYLMIVFIPSACSAELQKHWRLAGSYSIPGFSDTRDLAGDAWGVGFDYSFLGPDDENSMGGDISVAVDYKRFSQNRASASFSLNRVLIGLKWRAGAGATCEKEGLYGGIGIGLALINSVDSPAGANIDKSRATLEWSVFGGANFARSWFIEAGYNSFGEFLDFNWGNADVRFGLRF; via the coding sequence TTGCAGAAAATTTTAATAATATATCTGATGATAGTATTCATCCCGTCGGCTTGCTCGGCCGAGCTGCAAAAGCACTGGAGACTGGCCGGAAGCTACTCGATACCCGGGTTCTCGGACACACGGGACTTGGCGGGCGATGCCTGGGGTGTCGGTTTTGATTACAGTTTTTTGGGTCCGGATGATGAGAATTCCATGGGCGGCGATATCTCAGTCGCGGTAGATTACAAGCGTTTCAGCCAGAACCGGGCATCAGCGTCATTCAGTCTCAACCGAGTGCTGATAGGACTAAAATGGCGTGCCGGGGCCGGGGCGACTTGTGAAAAAGAAGGTCTTTATGGAGGAATCGGAATAGGCTTAGCGCTCATCAATTCGGTTGATTCACCTGCAGGCGCAAACATAGATAAAAGCAGAGCCACATTGGAATGGAGTGTATTCGGAGGAGCCAACTTCGCAAGGAGTTGGTTTATTGAGGCAGGTTACAACAGCTTCGGGGAGTTTCTCGACTTCAATTGGGGCAACGCCGATGTTAGGTTTGGGCTGCGTTTCTAG
- the istA gene encoding IS21 family transposase, which yields MERLRVQIVLDIIYRLKSGQSQRAIVRDLGYARDTVCRYARWSEQMGYLEPSATLPKLEDLQVGLPVPYRKSNISTVEPYREVVKALIEQGVEMVAIHNRLKKNYGYTGSYTSVRRFVANLLPKENIAFVRIETPPGQEAQVDFGSAGKMRDRKTGKLRQAYCFVMTLSSSRHQYVEFVFDQKMATWIGCHRRAFESFGGAPKEVVVDNLKAAMIKASLDDPILSEPYRKMAIHYGFLVHPCRVRTPEHKGKVENGVHYVQRNFLAGTEFIDIDEANREVMRWVSEVAGLRTHGTTREQPLCRFLEMEAPALLPLPSEPFELVEVRQAKVHRDCHIEVAGAYYSAPFKYVGARLEVYLFERVVQIYNGLELVVTHERASRRGQRVTRLEDYPLEKSIYLSRPRDYCRRRAYAIGPKCGEAVSTLLDSRPLDNLRAVQGIISLAEKYGDRRLEAACERALHYGDPRYRRIRDILKAGLDMQSLEENTQHSFKLFEFARNASDFFGEVERC from the coding sequence ATGGAGAGACTCAGAGTGCAGATCGTATTGGATATTATCTACCGGCTAAAATCCGGTCAATCTCAGCGCGCTATAGTCCGTGATTTGGGCTATGCTCGGGATACGGTGTGCCGTTATGCAAGGTGGTCAGAACAGATGGGATACCTGGAGCCGTCAGCCACTTTGCCAAAGCTGGAAGACCTACAGGTCGGGCTGCCGGTTCCATATCGCAAGAGCAATATATCAACAGTGGAGCCATACCGCGAGGTGGTAAAGGCACTTATCGAGCAGGGTGTGGAAATGGTGGCGATACACAACAGGCTGAAAAAGAATTATGGCTACACCGGCAGCTACACATCAGTGCGGCGGTTTGTGGCGAACCTGCTGCCCAAGGAGAATATAGCCTTTGTGCGGATCGAGACTCCGCCGGGCCAGGAAGCCCAGGTGGATTTCGGCTCCGCGGGCAAGATGCGAGACCGCAAGACTGGTAAGCTGCGCCAGGCATATTGTTTTGTGATGACATTGTCGTCTTCGCGCCACCAATATGTGGAGTTCGTATTTGACCAAAAGATGGCTACTTGGATCGGCTGCCATAGACGCGCATTTGAATCGTTTGGTGGAGCGCCCAAGGAAGTAGTGGTCGATAATCTCAAGGCGGCAATGATAAAGGCAAGTCTGGACGATCCAATCCTCTCGGAGCCTTATCGCAAGATGGCGATCCACTACGGATTCCTGGTGCATCCGTGCCGGGTGAGGACTCCAGAGCATAAGGGCAAGGTGGAGAATGGAGTCCACTACGTGCAGCGCAATTTCCTTGCCGGAACTGAGTTCATTGACATCGACGAGGCAAATCGGGAAGTGATGCGCTGGGTAAGCGAAGTAGCGGGGCTGCGCACGCACGGGACGACCCGTGAGCAGCCGCTGTGCAGATTTCTTGAAATGGAAGCTCCTGCACTCTTGCCTCTTCCGAGTGAGCCTTTCGAGCTTGTCGAGGTGCGTCAGGCAAAGGTCCATCGGGACTGTCATATTGAAGTTGCCGGAGCTTATTACTCAGCGCCATTCAAATACGTCGGCGCTAGGCTGGAAGTATATCTCTTTGAGCGGGTCGTGCAGATTTACAATGGTCTGGAACTTGTCGTCACGCATGAAAGAGCGTCGCGCAGGGGCCAGCGTGTGACACGTCTGGAAGATTATCCGCTGGAAAAGTCGATATACCTTTCCCGTCCCCGCGACTACTGCCGTCGTAGAGCATATGCAATCGGTCCGAAATGTGGAGAGGCCGTATCGACATTGCTGGATAGCAGGCCGCTGGACAACCTGCGGGCAGTGCAGGGAATCATCTCTCTCGCCGAAAAGTATGGCGACAGACGTCTGGAAGCGGCGTGCGAGCGCGCCCTCCATTACGGCGATCCACGCTACAGGCGCATTCGAGATATCCTGAAAGCCGGGCTGGATATGCAGTCGCTTGAAGAAAACACGCAGCACAGCTTCAAGCTCTTTGAGTTCGCTCGCAACGCAAGTGACTTTTTCGGGGAGGTGGAAAGATGCTGA
- a CDS encoding Tad domain-containing protein yields MNKANPSRNRVRRQSGSLLVFTAIMLVVILGMVALAFDIGRLMIAKQRAQNVCDAAVLAGAYYLTGYPASTRVDSSSGTATGSDGSAAVAAKDAAAANNAVSPSWKTMTVDGTAVGVTVTFPPYPASSGTVVADDGTQISIKLGQAIRAQAIIKVPATFARIFGFTSTDVYAQATAIVAVQSESPTPVTVTATAFPWAVTDTTIWNADTDPPSLRIGMGDQFTLKITNPGDPGDVIGSGNFLAVAYGNDRGASAYKNRIVSTTPVTFTLDQEIDLYTETGNMSGPTEQGLEERLSDDIYPYPSANDSAWNSWLNSYDPSTGIRADTRRIGVVPIVKDPGGNIHGRKSLELIGFAGVFVEGFENVTVGDNTYYRLIGRFTNGVYTADGIVWLDPSVNPPYSSTITSVRLLN; encoded by the coding sequence ATGAACAAAGCTAATCCCAGCCGAAACCGTGTGAGAAGGCAAAGTGGATCGCTACTGGTCTTTACTGCCATAATGTTGGTCGTAATACTTGGGATGGTGGCTCTTGCATTCGATATAGGCCGGTTGATGATCGCAAAACAGAGAGCGCAGAATGTATGCGATGCGGCAGTACTGGCTGGGGCGTACTACCTGACCGGTTATCCGGCGTCTACTCGCGTTGACAGTTCGAGCGGAACAGCTACCGGCTCCGACGGTTCTGCGGCAGTTGCGGCAAAGGATGCCGCTGCTGCCAATAACGCCGTTTCTCCCAGTTGGAAGACTATGACCGTTGACGGCACTGCAGTGGGAGTCACTGTAACTTTTCCGCCATATCCGGCTTCGTCTGGAACCGTGGTTGCAGACGACGGAACCCAGATATCCATAAAACTCGGCCAGGCTATCAGAGCACAAGCAATAATCAAGGTGCCGGCTACGTTTGCCCGCATATTCGGCTTCACAAGCACCGATGTTTATGCACAAGCTACGGCAATTGTCGCTGTTCAGAGCGAATCACCGACACCGGTTACAGTTACCGCCACTGCGTTTCCTTGGGCTGTTACTGACACAACCATATGGAATGCCGACACTGACCCTCCATCGCTTCGCATCGGTATGGGTGACCAATTCACACTCAAGATAACCAACCCGGGTGATCCAGGAGACGTAATCGGTAGTGGTAACTTTCTGGCGGTAGCCTATGGAAATGATCGAGGTGCTAGTGCATACAAAAACAGAATTGTGAGCACGACCCCGGTGACATTCACACTGGACCAAGAGATCGATTTGTATACCGAAACAGGAAACATGAGCGGGCCGACTGAACAAGGCCTTGAAGAACGGCTTTCAGACGATATATATCCGTACCCCTCCGCCAATGATTCTGCATGGAACAGCTGGCTCAACTCGTATGACCCATCTACAGGAATACGCGCGGATACAAGACGAATAGGCGTGGTCCCCATTGTCAAAGACCCGGGCGGAAATATCCATGGCCGCAAATCGTTGGAACTGATCGGATTTGCCGGAGTCTTTGTGGAAGGGTTTGAAAATGTTACTGTTGGGGATAATACCTACTACAGACTGATCGGTCGCTTTACTAATGGAGTCTATACGGCGGATGGAATCGTCTGGCTTGACCCTTCAGTGAACCCGCCATATTCGAGCACGATTACGTCGGTCAGACTCCTCAATTAA
- a CDS encoding type II secretion system F family protein, with protein sequence MAQDIISGNQDMSILQIVVIAFMACAAIFLIYAIIKTYGRGEQSVQQRFRQVRATMLGAPSEQPITTSRERELFPTLSRLMSGTEYTKRLLNDIARADWHLKPSEFVGISLAAMGVGAVLFTLITHNLLLGIVIGLICYYIPKVLLKSATARRKAALESQINDMIMLVSSALRTGYSFLKALQVVSKEMAPPISGVCKGIVEECQLGVPLEDAMVRTSQQTGSYDMDLIATAVIIQTQVGGSLAEILDSIGETIRERIQIQSEVSALTAEGRITGIVLVLLSPILALALSVINPGYMTELIRDPLGIKLIIGAVVLQIIGYFTIRKMSTLDI encoded by the coding sequence GTGGCACAAGACATAATTTCAGGTAACCAGGATATGTCCATTCTTCAGATTGTTGTAATTGCTTTTATGGCCTGTGCAGCGATATTCTTGATCTATGCGATAATCAAGACATATGGCCGGGGCGAACAGTCGGTGCAGCAGCGGTTCAGGCAAGTTCGGGCAACAATGCTTGGAGCACCCTCAGAGCAGCCCATTACCACAAGCAGAGAACGCGAACTGTTTCCGACACTCAGCCGATTGATGAGCGGCACTGAGTATACAAAAAGGCTTCTAAATGATATCGCAAGGGCTGACTGGCACCTGAAGCCCAGTGAATTTGTTGGGATATCTCTGGCGGCAATGGGCGTCGGCGCTGTTTTATTCACTCTGATAACTCATAACCTGCTGTTGGGCATTGTTATAGGACTGATTTGTTATTATATCCCCAAAGTTTTACTTAAATCGGCAACTGCCCGAAGGAAAGCAGCTCTGGAGTCGCAGATAAACGACATGATCATGCTTGTCTCGTCGGCATTGCGCACTGGTTATAGTTTCCTGAAGGCCCTGCAGGTCGTCTCAAAGGAAATGGCACCACCGATTTCAGGCGTATGCAAAGGTATTGTTGAGGAGTGCCAGCTTGGTGTCCCGCTCGAAGACGCAATGGTCAGAACCTCGCAGCAGACCGGCAGCTATGATATGGATTTGATCGCCACAGCGGTGATAATACAGACTCAGGTTGGTGGAAGTCTGGCGGAAATATTGGATTCCATAGGCGAGACGATCAGAGAACGCATCCAGATTCAATCAGAGGTCTCGGCTTTGACTGCCGAGGGACGAATTACCGGCATTGTGCTGGTGCTTTTGAGCCCTATTCTTGCATTAGCCTTGTCTGTCATTAACCCCGGATATATGACTGAATTGATCCGCGATCCATTAGGCATAAAGCTGATAATCGGAGCAGTCGTTCTGCAGATAATCGGGTATTTTACCATTAGGAAGATGTCGACGCTGGATATATAG